One stretch of Cygnus atratus isolate AKBS03 ecotype Queensland, Australia chromosome 26, CAtr_DNAZoo_HiC_assembly, whole genome shotgun sequence DNA includes these proteins:
- the C2CD4C gene encoding C2 calcium-dependent domain-containing protein 4C, which yields MWLLERLRGVAENGGSRGAGPEESPRGSRYSNVLTPDKIPDFFIPPKLSAAPAEAEGSEPPAPPALGPSASEQDLAGRKPPRSPRPPSRPRPKATGRHIIQIESAEDWTAEGGFGTNADPQAQTAMSLPYVPKAQTSYGFATLVESPHTRRKESLFHSEHSSLCPSPATSPSAQRRAKLNGESGSRAPADLGAALMHPGRYFSGGESDTCSSAESSPFGSPLLSRSVSLLKIFSQESQSKVIKLKHSVARNSSLSTDDSSADTSPSAQRRARSAPAGGQLPAAPDLPQGRHREHSLRLSRGGSLRLAADYDPSNARLRVRLVSAEDLYDALVDVRSINCCVSLCLNPGKLQKQRSTIVKNSRNPSFNEDFFFDGLGPGHVRKLSLKLKVVNKGSSLKRDTLLGEKELPLTTLLAGL from the coding sequence ATGTGGCTCCTGGAGCGGCTGCGCGGCGTGGCGGAGAACGGCGGCTcccggggcgcggggcccgAGGAGTCCCCGCGGGGTTCCCGCTACAGCAACGTCCTCACCCCCGACAAGATCCCCGACTTCTTCATCCCGCCCAAGCTGAGCGCGGCGCCTGCTGAGGCCGAGGGCTCCGAGCCCCCTGCGCCGCCAGCCCTGGGTCCCTCCGCCTCAGAGCAGGACCTGGCGGGGCGCAAgcccccgcgcagcccccggccgcccaGCCGGCCCCGGCCGAAGGCGACCGGCCGGCACATCATCCAGATCGAGAGCGCCGAGGACTGGACGGCTGAGGGGGGCTTCGGCACCAACGCGGACCCGCAGGCGCAGACGGCCATGTCGCTGCCCTACGTGCCCAAGGCGCAGACCTCCTACGGCTTCGCCACGCTGGTGGAGAGCCCCCACACGCGGCGCAAAGAATCGCTCTTCCACAGTGagcacagcagcctctgcccctCGCCGGCCACCTCCCCCAGCGCCCAGCGCAGGGCCAAGCTCAATGGTGAGAGCGGGTCCCGGGCACCCGCCGACCTGGGGGCAGCCCTCATGCACCCCGGCCGCTACTTCAGCGGCGGCGAGAGCGACACGTGCTCCTCGGCCGAGTCCTCGCCCTTTGGCTCCCCACTGCTCTCTCGCTCCGTCTCCCTGCTGAAGATCTTCAGCCAGGAGAGCCAGTCCAAGGTCATCAAGCTGAAGCACTCGGTGGCCCGCAACAGCTCGCTGTCCACCGACGACAGCTCGGCCGACACCAGCCCCAGCGCCCAGCGCCGTGCCAGGAGCGCCCCGGCAGGGGGGCAGCTGCCGGCAGCCCCAGACCTGCCGCAGGGCCGACACCGCGAGCACAGCCTGCGCCTCAGCCGGGGCGGCAGCCTGCGCCTGGCCGCCGACTACGACCCTTCCAACGCCCGGCTCCGCGTGCGGCTCGTCTCCGCCGAGGACCTCTACGATGCCCTGGTCGACGTGCGCAGCATCAACTGCTGCGTCTCGCTGTGCCTCAACCCCGggaagctgcagaagcagcgCAGCACCATCGTCAAGAACAGCCGCAACCCCAGCTTCAACGAGGACTTCTTCTTCGACGGGCTGGGCCCTGGCCATGTCAGGAAGCTGTCTCTGAAGCTGAAGGTGGTCAACAAGGGCAGCAGCCTGAAGCGGGACACgctgctgggggagaaggaGCTCCCGCTCACCACCCTCCTGGCCGGCCTGTAG
- the SHC2 gene encoding SHC-transforming protein 2, producing the protein MLPEPKYDRFRDEPLRAAPMPAPVPVPVPAPAPGLAQPCPAAGEEPEAGTTFCTLLPRMPQWKFPGPGGFLSRSPSGSSKELSSPARPGGAAEPGGAPSSLAAVLGACEPGCSAPCSLPGLSRLRGGAGAARKAARAEGARQGGEEWNRKGSFISKPAQGWLHPDERVLGPGVSYIVRYMGCIEVLRSMRSLDFNTRTQVTREAINRLYEAVPGVKGIWKKKAPNKALFSILGKSNLRFAGMSIAVNISVDGLNLMIPTTRQIIANHHMQSISFASGGDTQGGAGPEHPLCPQDTTDYVAYVAKDPINQRACHILECCDGLAQSVINTVGQAFELRFKQYLHSPPKVVVPPDRVLGMEESAWGEDDEAGEHDYYNSIPGKEPPPGGLIDSRLRHSTLLGHVRVQPPSSSPASQGSLAPRREQSSQPGLPWDLESQGQPCDGYLQADGHPLGPRDYEEHMYVNTQSLDTREPDTACGALEESPKKDLFDMRPFEDALKLHECIAGSGSSPPIEDQWPSPPTRKAPIAPTEEQLRREPWYHGKMSRRDAEKLLQMDGDFLVRDSITNPGQYVLTGMHCGQPKHLLLVDPEGVVRTKDVLFESISHLISHHRQNEQPIVAAESELHLRQVVRRKQ; encoded by the exons ATGCTCCCCGAGCCCAAGTATGACCGGTTCCGCGACGAGCCGCTGAGGGCCGCCCCCATGCCggccccggtgccggtgccggtgccggctcccgccccggggctggcgCAGCCGTGCCCGGCGGCGGGCGAGGAGCCGGAGGCCGGCACCACGTTCTGCACGCTGCTGCCCAGGATGCCCCAGTGGAAGttccccggccccggcggcttCCTCAGCCGCAGCCCCTCGGGCTCCAGCAAGGAGCTCTCCTCGCCGGcccggccggggggcgccgcggagcccgggggggccccgtccagcctggcGGCGGTGCTGGGCGCCTGCGAGCCCGGCTGCTCGGCGCCCTGCTCGCTGCCGGGGCTGAGCCGGctgcgcggcggggccggggccgccaGGAAGGCGGCGCGGGCGGAGGGGGCCCGGCAGGGCGGCGAGGAGTGGAACCGCAAGGGCAGCTTCATCAGCAAGCCGGCGCAGGGCTGGCTGCACCCCGACGAGCGGGTGCTGGGGCCCGGCGTCTCCTACATCGTCAGG taCATGGGGTGCATCGAGGTGCTACGCTCCATGAGGTCCCTCGACTTCAATACCCGGACACAGGTCACCAG GGAAGCCATCAACAGACTGTACGAGGCAGTGCCGGGCGTGAAGGGCATCTGGAAGAAGAAG GCTCCCAACAAAGCCCTCTTCTCCATCCTGGGCAAGAGCAACCTCCGCTTCGCAGGCATGAGCATCGCCGTCAACATCTCTGTTGATGGCCTGAACCTCATGATCCCCACCACGCGCCAG ATCATTGCCAACCACCACATGCAGTCCATCTCCTTTGCCTCCGGCGGGGACACG CAAGGGGGTGCAGGCCCTGAGCACCCTCTGTGCCCCCAGGACACCACGGACTACGTTGCCTACGTTGCCAAGGACCCCATCAACCAGAGAG CTTGCCACATCCTGGAGTGCTGCGACGGGCTGGCACAGAGCGTCATCAACACGGTGGGACAGGCCTTTGAGCTGCGCTTCAAGCAGTACCTGCACAGCCCCCCCAAGGTGGTGGTGCCCCCAGACAG ggtgctggggatggaggagtCGGCGTGGGGGGAGGACGACGAGGCGGGTGAGCACGACTACTACAACAGCATCCCGGGCAAGGAGCCACCCCCGGGGGGGCTCATCGACTCCCGGCTCCGGCACAGCACGCTCCTGGGCCATGTCCGCGTCcagccccccagctccagccctgccagccag GGCAGTTTAGCACCcaggagagagcagagcagccagccGGGACTGCCCTGGGACCTGGAGAGCCAGG GCCAGCCCTGCGACGGGTACCTGCAGGCGGACGGGCACCCCCTGGGGCCGCGGGACTACGAGGAGCACATGTACGTGAACACCCAGAGCCTGGACACGCGGGAGCCAGACACCGCTTGCGGAGCACTGGAGGAGAGTCCCAAAAAGGACCTCTTTGATATGA GGCCTTTTGAAGATGCCCTGAAGCTCCACGAGTGCATAGCAGGGAGCGGCAGCAGCCCCCCAATTGAGGACCAGTGGCCGAGCCCCCCCACGCGGAAAGCTCCCATCGCCCCCAcggaggagcagctgaggcgGGAGCCGTGGTACCACGGGAAGATGAGCCGGCGGGACGCCGAGAAGCTCCTGCAGATGGACGGGGATTTCCTGGTGCGGGACAGTATCACCAACCCGGGGCAGTACGTCCTGACGGGCATGCACTGCGGGCAGCCCAAGCACCTGCTGCTGGTGGATCCCGAGGGCGTG GTGAGGACCAAGGACGTGCTCTTTGAGAGCATCAGCCACCTCATCAGCCACCACCGGCAGAACGAGCAGCCCATCGTGGCCGCAGAGAGTGAGCTGCACCTCCGCCAGGTTGTCCGCAGGAAGCAGTGA
- the LOC118260046 gene encoding hippocampus abundant transcript 1 protein-like, translating into MTGEKKKKKRLNRSVLLAKKIVIRDGAGRQGIGEPSVYHAVVVIFLEFFAWGLLTTPMLTVLHQTFPQHTFLMNGLIHGVKGLLSFLSAPLIGALSDVWGRKSFLLLTVFFTCAPIPLMKISPWWYFAVISMSGVFAVTFSVIFAYVADITQEHERSTAYGLVSATFAASLVTSPAIGAYLSQAYGDTLVVVLASGVALLDIGFILLAVPESLPEEMRPVSWGAPISWEQADPFASLRKVGQDSTVLLICITVFLSYLPEAGQYSSFFLYLRQVIGFSSETVAAFIGVVGILSILAQTVVLGILMRSIGNKNTILLGLGFQILQLAWYGFGSQPWMMWAAGAVAAMSSITFPAISAMVSRNADPDQQGVVQGMITGIRGLCNGLGPALYGFVFYLFHVELNEMAEVETLGKASKPNMANPTDESSIIPGPPFLFGACSVLLSLLVALFIPEHNLALRSGSHKKHSNGAQTHAHSPQAGGSDGKEPLLEDSSV; encoded by the exons ATGACCGGcgagaagaagaagaagaagcgGCTCAACCGCAGCGTGCTGCTGGCCAAGAAGATCGTCATCCGCGACGGGGCCGGC CGACAGGGGATCGGAGAGCCCAGCGTGTACCATGCGGTGGTGGTGATTTTCCTGGAGTTCTTTGCCTGGGGCTTACTGACCACTCCGATGCTAACG GTCTTGCACCAGACCTTTCCTCAGCATACGTTCCTGATGAATGGCCTGATTCATGGAGTCAAG ggtttgctttcttttctaagtGCCCCACTGATTGGTGCTCTCTCTGATGTCTGGGGCAGGaaatccttcctcctcctcactgtcTTCTTTACATGTGCGCCAATTCCCCTTATGAAGATCAGTCCATG GTGgtattttgctgtcatttccaTGTCTGGAGTCTTTGCTGTCAcgttttctgtgatttttgccTACGTTGCTGATATCACACAGGAGCATGAGCGTAGCACGGCGTATGGCTTG GTGTCAGCCACATTTGCTGCTAGTCTGGTCACAAGCCCAGCCATCGGTGCATACCTTTCCCAAGCCTATGGTGATACCCTGGTGGTTGTGCTGGCTTCAGGTGTTGCTTTGCTGGATATTGGTTTCATCCTACTGGCTGTGCCAGAATCCCTGCCAGAAGAGATGCGCCCAGTCTCCTGGGGAGCTCCAATCTCTTGGGAACAAGCAGACCCATTTGCC TCCTTGAGGAAAGTGGGTCAGGATTCTACAGTGCTGCTCATCTGTATCACCGTCTTTCTCTCTTACCTTCCTGAAGCTGGCCAGTACTCCAGTTTTTTCCTGTACCTGCGACAG GTCATTGGTTTTTCCTCTGAGACTGTGGCAGCCTTTATTGGTGTAGTTGGAATTCTCTCTATACTGGCTCAG ACAGTAGTGTTGGGAATTCTCATGCGTTCgataggaaataaaaacaccatCCTACTGGGACTAGGCTTCCAGATCCTGCAGCTTGCCTGGTATGGCTTCGGATCACAGCCTTG GATGATGTGGGCAGCAGGGGCCGTGGCTGCCATGTCCAGCATCACCTTCCCGGCCATCAGTGCCATGGTGTCTAGGAATGCAGACCCTGACCAACAGG GTGTAGTGCAGGGGATGATCACTGGAATTCGGGGTCTGTGTAATGGCCTGGGGCCAGCTCTCTATGGCTTTGTCTTCTATCTCTTCCACGTTGAGCTGAATGAAATGGCTGAGGTGGAAACTTTGGGTAAGGCCTCCAAACCTAACATGGCCAACCCGACAGATGAG AGCAGCATTATCCCAGGGCCTCCTTTCCTGTTTGGGGCCTGTTCTGTCCTACTGTCGCTCCTGGTGGCCTTGTTCATCCCGGAACACAACCTTGCACTGAGATCAGGCAGCCACAAGAAACACAGTAACGGTGCCCAGACCCATGCCCACAGCCCGCAGGCTGGAGGCTCGGATGGCAAGGAGCCCCTGCTGGAGGACAGCAGCGTATGA